One window from the genome of Deltaproteobacteria bacterium encodes:
- a CDS encoding lysylphosphatidylglycerol synthase domain-containing protein — protein MNDTTTQEATAPPKEQSLLARLVPVALTIVIFGVIFWRIPFEAFWQAVSGARLLPFFAVMGSFSLCFFLADSAVLTALIRWFHGPIRYRELLPVRASTYVVAIINTQLAQAALALYLNRRFRTPLGEITSTVVLLILLEATNLFFFATVGSAAFPGGTPAVFFVLPAVLTLLWIVVVGTARGRFGALGRRFGGNVLLSTFRRVRLPQALAILVLKGSVFFLSLLVHARALTFFGIEIPVLPLLAFLPIVYLVAALPVTVAHLGTSQAAWIFFFGGYAAEADLLAYSLAAHLTFMLANGSFGLIFLPRVYADLFSRRPTDTKS, from the coding sequence GTGAACGATACAACGACGCAGGAAGCAACGGCTCCGCCGAAGGAACAGAGCCTCTTGGCCCGCCTCGTGCCGGTTGCGCTGACGATTGTCATCTTCGGCGTCATCTTCTGGCGCATTCCCTTCGAGGCCTTCTGGCAGGCCGTTTCCGGCGCGCGCCTGCTGCCGTTCTTCGCCGTCATGGGCTCGTTCTCGCTGTGTTTCTTTCTGGCGGACTCGGCGGTGCTCACGGCCTTGATCCGCTGGTTTCACGGACCCATCCGCTACCGGGAGCTGTTGCCGGTGCGCGCATCCACCTACGTCGTCGCCATCATCAACACGCAACTCGCCCAGGCCGCGCTGGCGCTCTACCTGAACCGCCGCTTCCGCACGCCCCTGGGCGAGATCACCAGCACCGTGGTGCTGCTCATCCTGCTGGAGGCCACCAACCTCTTCTTCTTTGCCACGGTGGGCTCGGCCGCTTTCCCGGGCGGGACGCCGGCAGTGTTTTTCGTCCTGCCGGCCGTGCTGACGCTGCTCTGGATCGTGGTCGTGGGCACCGCGCGCGGCCGGTTCGGCGCGCTGGGACGGCGCTTCGGCGGCAACGTACTCCTGTCCACGTTCCGCCGGGTGCGTTTACCTCAGGCCCTGGCCATCCTCGTCCTCAAGGGCTCCGTGTTCTTCCTGTCACTGCTGGTCCATGCCCGGGCGCTCACGTTCTTCGGCATCGAGATCCCCGTGCTGCCGCTGCTGGCCTTCCTGCCCATCGTCTACCTGGTGGCCGCGCTGCCTGTCACCGTGGCCCACCTCGGCACCTCGCAGGCCGCCTGGATCTTCTTCTTCGGCGGCTACGCCGCCGAGGCGGACCTCCTCGCCTACAGCCTCGCCGCCCACCTCACGTTCATGCTCGCCAACGGCTCCTTCGGCCTGATTTTCCTGCCGCGGGTGTACGCGGACCTCTTCTCAAGAAGACCCACGGACACGAAAAGTTGA
- a CDS encoding type II toxin-antitoxin system Phd/YefM family antitoxin → MSQVWQVQEAKARFSELVRDAAESGPQTITVRGRRTAVVLSADDYDRLKRPELSTREFLRVSSRVGVDLKIERDKSLPRDIDL, encoded by the coding sequence ATGAGTCAAGTCTGGCAAGTACAGGAAGCGAAGGCGCGTTTCAGCGAGCTGGTACGTGATGCCGCGGAATCAGGTCCGCAGACCATCACCGTGCGCGGGCGACGCACCGCCGTGGTATTGTCCGCGGACGACTATGACCGCCTGAAGCGTCCGGAACTCTCGACGCGCGAGTTTCTGCGGGTGTCCTCCCGAGTGGGAGTGGACCTCAAGATTGAGCGAGACAAGTCGCTGCCGCGCGATATCGACCTGTGA